The Pantoea nemavictus genome includes a region encoding these proteins:
- the zapG gene encoding Z-ring associated protein ZapG: protein MTWEYGLIGLVIGIIVGAVVMRFGNKKLREQRSMQYELEKSKAELADYREELTNHFARSAELLDNMAHDYRQLYQHMAKGSNDLLPNLPGEKNPFAYQLTEAEADNDQAPVQMPRDYSEGASGLLRGSDRTPRN from the coding sequence ATGACCTGGGAATACGGGCTGATTGGTTTAGTGATTGGCATTATTGTCGGCGCGGTAGTGATGCGTTTTGGCAACAAGAAGCTGCGTGAGCAGCGTAGCATGCAGTATGAGCTGGAAAAATCGAAGGCTGAGCTGGCGGATTACCGCGAGGAGCTCACCAACCACTTTGCACGCAGTGCCGAGCTGCTGGACAACATGGCGCATGATTATCGCCAGCTGTATCAGCACATGGCGAAAGGGTCAAACGACCTGCTGCCAAATCTGCCAGGCGAGAAAAATCCGTTTGCCTACCAGTTAACGGAAGCCGAAGCGGATAACGATCAGGCGCCGGTACAAATGCCGCGCGATTACTCTGAAGGCGCATCCGGCCTGTTACGGGGTAGCGATCGCACACCGCGTAATTAA
- the zapE gene encoding cell division protein ZapE: MQTSSPLARYEQALSQGEFRPDDVQREAITRLDAIQQGLIARQQHVEPEAKGLFGRLSKMINKEKSTRDAPVRGLYMWGGVGRGKTWVMDLFFQSIPGDRKLRLHFHRFMLRVHQELTQLQGHSDPLLIVADRFKAETDILCFDEFFVSDITDAMLLGTLMEALFARGISLVATSNIPPDELYRNGLQRARFLPAIEQIKRHCEVMNVDAGIDYRLRTLTSAHLWNFPLNDATHSEMERMFRALSGKAREDAPVLEINHRQMPTLGVHEGVLAIDFLTLCGEGRSQHDYIELSRRFHSVLLYDVPVMIYKTEDQARRFLALVDEFYERHVKLVVAAETSLFEIYQGTRLKFEYQRCLSRLQEMQSEEYLRLPHLP; the protein is encoded by the coding sequence ATGCAAACCTCATCTCCGCTTGCCCGCTATGAGCAGGCGCTGTCGCAGGGCGAATTCCGCCCGGATGACGTACAACGAGAAGCGATTACCCGCTTAGATGCCATCCAGCAAGGATTGATTGCCCGTCAGCAACACGTTGAACCGGAAGCAAAAGGTCTGTTTGGCCGCTTATCTAAGATGATCAATAAAGAGAAAAGCACCCGCGATGCGCCGGTGCGCGGCCTCTATATGTGGGGTGGCGTTGGGCGCGGTAAAACCTGGGTGATGGACCTGTTTTTTCAGTCAATTCCTGGCGATCGTAAGCTGCGTCTGCATTTCCACCGCTTTATGCTGCGTGTCCATCAGGAGCTGACGCAACTGCAAGGCCACAGCGATCCGCTGCTGATTGTCGCCGATCGCTTTAAAGCGGAAACCGACATTCTCTGTTTTGATGAATTTTTTGTCTCGGACATCACCGATGCCATGCTGCTCGGCACGCTAATGGAAGCGCTGTTTGCGCGCGGTATTTCGCTGGTCGCGACCTCAAATATTCCGCCGGATGAACTCTACCGCAACGGCTTGCAGCGTGCGCGTTTCCTGCCTGCCATCGAACAAATCAAACGTCATTGCGAAGTGATGAACGTTGACGCCGGTATCGACTACCGCTTACGTACCTTAACGTCGGCACATTTGTGGAATTTCCCGCTGAACGATGCCACGCATAGCGAAATGGAGCGCATGTTCCGCGCGCTGTCAGGCAAAGCACGTGAAGATGCGCCGGTGCTGGAAATTAACCATCGGCAGATGCCGACGCTCGGCGTGCATGAAGGCGTGTTGGCGATTGATTTCCTGACGCTATGCGGCGAAGGGCGCAGCCAGCATGACTATATTGAGCTATCACGCCGTTTTCATAGCGTCTTGCTGTATGATGTGCCGGTGATGATTTATAAGACCGAAGATCAGGCGCGTCGCTTCCTTGCGCTGGTCGATGAATTCTACGAACGCCACGTGAAACTGGTGGTGGCGGCAGAAACGTCACTGTTTGAAATTTATCAGGGCACACGCTTGAAGTTTGAGTATCAACGCTGCTTGTCGCGTTTGCAGGAGATGCAAAGCGAAGAGTATTTGCGTCTGCCGCATCTGCCCTGA
- the rplM gene encoding 50S ribosomal protein L13, whose amino-acid sequence MKTFTAKPETVQRDWYVVDATGKTLGRLATELARRLRGKHKAEYTPHVDTGDYIIVLNAEKVAVTGNKRTDKIYYHHTGHIGGIKQATFAEMIERRPERVIEIAVKGMLPKGPLGRAMYRKLKVYAGNEHNHAAQQPQVLDI is encoded by the coding sequence ATGAAAACTTTTACAGCTAAACCAGAAACCGTACAGCGTGACTGGTATGTTGTTGACGCAACGGGCAAAACCTTGGGTCGCCTGGCGACTGAACTGGCGCGCCGTCTGCGTGGTAAGCACAAAGCGGAATACACTCCGCACGTTGATACCGGTGATTACATCATCGTTCTGAACGCAGAAAAAGTTGCTGTAACCGGCAACAAGCGTACTGACAAGATTTACTATCACCACACTGGCCACATCGGTGGTATCAAGCAAGCGACCTTTGCAGAGATGATCGAGCGCCGTCCTGAGCGTGTGATTGAAATCGCGGTTAAAGGCATGCTGCCGAAAGGCCCACTGGGTCGTGCTATGTACCGTAAACTGAAAGTTTACGCAGGCAACGAGCACAACCACGCGGCGCAGCAACCGCAAGTTCTTGACATTTAA
- the rpsI gene encoding 30S ribosomal protein S9: MAETQNYGTGRRKSSAARVFIKPGSGNIVINQRSLEQYFGRETARMVVRQPLELVDMVGKFDLYITVKGGGISGQAGAIRHGITRALMEYDESLRSELRKAGFVTRDAREVERKKVGLRKARRRPQFSKR, encoded by the coding sequence ATGGCTGAAACTCAAAACTACGGCACTGGTCGCCGCAAAAGCTCTGCCGCTCGCGTCTTCATCAAGCCGGGTAGCGGTAACATCGTAATTAACCAGCGCTCTTTGGAGCAGTATTTCGGTCGCGAGACTGCACGCATGGTCGTGCGTCAGCCGCTGGAACTGGTTGATATGGTTGGTAAATTTGACCTGTACATCACCGTTAAAGGTGGTGGTATTTCTGGTCAGGCTGGTGCGATCCGTCACGGTATCACACGCGCTCTGATGGAGTACGACGAGTCTCTGCGTTCTGAACTGCGTAAAGCGGGCTTCGTTACCCGTGATGCGCGTGAAGTTGAACGTAAGAAAGTCGGCCTGCGTAAAGCACGTCGTCGTCCGCAGTTCTCCAAGCGTTAA
- the sspA gene encoding stringent starvation protein SspA yields MAVAANKRSVMTLFSGPTDIFSHQVRIVLAEKGVSVEIEQVETDNLPQDLIDLNPYRTVPTLVDRELTLYESRIIMEYLDERFPHPPLMPVYPVARGESRLMMHRIEQDWYSLMRTIETTNGAEADAARKQLREELLAIAPLFARTPFFMSEEFSLVDCYLAPLLWRLPQMGVDLSGAGSKELKGYMTRVFERDSFLASLTEAEREMRLQARG; encoded by the coding sequence ATGGCTGTCGCTGCCAACAAACGTTCGGTAATGACGCTGTTTTCTGGTCCGACTGACATTTTCAGCCATCAGGTACGTATTGTACTGGCTGAGAAGGGCGTCAGCGTGGAGATCGAGCAGGTTGAAACGGATAACCTGCCGCAGGATCTGATTGACCTCAACCCGTATCGCACCGTACCTACGCTGGTCGACCGTGAACTGACGCTGTACGAATCACGCATCATCATGGAATACCTCGATGAGCGTTTCCCGCATCCTCCGCTGATGCCGGTTTACCCGGTGGCACGTGGTGAAAGCCGTCTGATGATGCATCGCATCGAGCAGGATTGGTATAGCCTGATGCGCACCATCGAAACCACCAACGGTGCAGAAGCCGATGCAGCGCGTAAGCAACTGCGTGAAGAGCTGCTGGCCATTGCGCCACTGTTCGCACGCACGCCGTTCTTCATGAGTGAAGAGTTCAGTCTGGTGGATTGCTATCTGGCACCGCTGTTATGGCGTCTGCCGCAGATGGGTGTTGATCTGTCTGGCGCGGGTTCTAAAGAGCTGAAAGGCTACATGACACGTGTGTTTGAGCGTGACTCTTTCCTTGCGTCACTGACGGAAGCAGAACGTGAAATGCGCCTGCAAGCTCGGGGCTAA